The nucleotide window TCACCTTTTCGGCACCCTGTGAGAACCACTTCCGCCTCGTTGTAACAACGTTGCTGACAAAAGGCACGCATATCGCGTGCCTTTTCAATGCTAAAAGTATATCGACGATTTAACCAAAGATCTCAACCGATGTCTCGCTCATTATCTTGCGCGACGCGTTCAGCGCAGAAACCGTCAACCCATCCAAAGCCACTTTCTTCCCTTCCAGATGGCCGATCTTAATCGTTCGGGACGTTCCCGGTAACAGATCAAAATAATTGTCGCTGAACGTCAGCATTTCTCCAGGAAGCTCGATTTTGACGAAACGAGCCAGCCGCTC belongs to Polycladomyces subterraneus and includes:
- a CDS encoding glycoside hydrolase family 2 protein, which produces RVARLTEEEILQGRPANQVVVCLRSAQGVIPDNLYYLRDQKELGLPETTLRVMVDEERQCVTVFAERLARFVKIELPGEMLTFSDNYFDLLPGTSRTIKIGHLEGKKVALDGLTVSALNASRKIMSETSVEIFG